A stretch of DNA from Acidimicrobiales bacterium:
GCTGTGATCGACGTCGATCGGGCCAGGTTCGAACAGCTCGTAGCCGACGCTCTCGACAGCATTCCCGAGGAATTGGGGCGGCTGATGGAGAACGTCGCTGTGTTCGTCGAAGACTGGCCGACACCGGAGCAGCTGGAGGGGCGGAGAGGGACGCTGCTCGGCCTGTACCAGGGAGTCGACCTCACCAGGCGGTCGCCGTTGTCCTACGGGGCGGTCATGCCCGACCGCATAACCATCTTCCGGGGACCGATCTCGTCGATCGCCCGCTCCGAGGAGCAGCTGGTCAGCATGGTCACCGAGACGGTGATCCACGAGGTGGCGCACCATTTCGGGATCTCGGACGCCCGGCTCGAGGAGCTCGGTTGGGGCTGAGCAGGCAGGGGCGATCTAACTGCCGGCTCTGCGCCGGGGATCTAACTGCCGGCTCTGCGCCGGCCGATCCACCTCGACGGGAACCAGCGGTGCCGTGGCCCTCCAATGTGGATCCCTCGCTCCCCTCGGAGCTTCTCTATTTCGTCCTCGACCGCCTTCCGCTGGTCATCGGGGAGTTCGGTTTTGAGAAGCTCACGCAGGAAGGCCAAGCGCTGAGCGATCCACTTGTCGCCGTCGATCATGCCGTGACCCACACGAGCATCGTACCCACGCCGGCGTGCGGGTTACTCCAGCGAGAGGTGCGGGTGAGGAACCTCCGGATGCGGCAGGGCCGGTAGCCGATCAGGCGCTGGGTGGACGATCTTCCAGCGCTTGTTGCCGGCGACGCGCCGCCGCTCGGCGGGGACCGCCGAGGGCACGG
This window harbors:
- a CDS encoding metallopeptidase family protein codes for the protein MIDVDRARFEQLVADALDSIPEELGRLMENVAVFVEDWPTPEQLEGRRGTLLGLYQGVDLTRRSPLSYGAVMPDRITIFRGPISSIARSEEQLVSMVTETVIHEVAHHFGISDARLEELGWG